The following proteins are co-located in the Gigantopelta aegis isolate Gae_Host chromosome 5, Gae_host_genome, whole genome shotgun sequence genome:
- the LOC121372940 gene encoding multiple epidermal growth factor-like domains protein 10, with protein MTCGMLVYGMQCGTTCDMLVYGMLCGTTCDKLVYGVQCGTTCDMLVYGMQCDTTCDMLVYGMQCVTTCDMLVYGMQCGTTCDMLVYGVQCGTTCDMLVYGKQCDTTCDMLVYGMQCDTTCDMLVYGMQCDTTCDMLVYGMQCDTTCDMLVYGKQCDTTCDMLVYGMQCDTTCDMLVYGVQCGTTCDMLVYGKQCVTTCDMLVYGMQCDTTCDMLVYGMQCDTTCDKLVLCSAGGILGYGAMCDTTCDMLVYGAM; from the coding sequence ATGACTTGTGGCATGCTGGTGTACGGCATGCAATGTGGCACAACTTGTGACATGCTGGTGTACGGCATGCTCTGTGGCACAACTTGTGACAAGCTGGTGTACGGCGTGCAATGTGGCACGACTTGTGACATGCTGGTGTACGGCATGCAATGTGACACGACTTGTGACATGCTGGTGTACGGCATGCAATGTGTCACGACTTGTGACATGCTGGTGTACGGCATGCAATGTGGCACAACTTGTGACATGCTGGTGTACGGCGTGCAATGTGGCACGACTTGTGACATGCTGGTGTACGGCAAGCAATGTGACACGACTTGTGACATGCTGGTGTACGGCATGCAATGTGACACGACTTGTGACATGCTGGTGTACGGCATGCAATGTGACACGACTTGTGACATGCTGGTGTACGGCATGCAATGTGACACGACTTGTGACATGCTGGTGTACGGCAAGCAATGTGACACGACTTGTGACATGCTGGTGTACGGCATGCAATGTGACACGACTTGTGACATGCTGGTGTACGGCGTGCAATGTGGCACGACTTGTGACATGCTGGTGTACGGCAAACAATGTGTCACGACTTGTGACATGCTGGTGTACGGCATGCAATGTGACACGACTTGTGACATGCTAGTGTACGGCATGCAATGTGACACGACTTGTGACAAGCTGGTGTTATGCAGTGCTGGTGGCATACTGGGGTATGGTGCAATGTGTGACACAACTTGTGACATGCTGGTGTACGGCGCAATGTGA
- the LOC121372941 gene encoding cell death abnormality protein 1-like produces the protein MLVYGMQCDTTCDMLVYGMQCDTTCDMLVYGKQCDTTCDMLGYGMQCDTTCDMLVYGMQCDTTCDMLVYGMQCDTTCDMLVYGMQCDTTCDMLVYGMQRHDL, from the coding sequence ATGCTGGTGTACGGCATGCAATGTGACACGACTTGTGACATGCTGGTGTACGGCATGCAATGTGACACGACTTGTGACATGCTGGTGTACGGCAAGCAATGTGACACGACTTGTGACATGCTGGGGTACGGCATGCAATGTGACACGACTTGTGACATGCTGGTGTACGGCATGCAATGTGACACGACTTGTGACATGCTGGTGTACGGCATGCAATGTGACACGACTTGTGACATGCTGGTGTACGGCATGCAATGTGACACAACTTGTGACATGCTGGTGTACGGCATGCAAAGACACGACTTGTGA
- the LOC121373186 gene encoding uncharacterized protein LOC121373186 yields the protein MWKEVSVFIVLSLAIVVVTGDPCNRNGVDGCSIPGTLPPIYKRKFTSACNRHDICYFCGSYKRVNRGNCDSRFRRNMIKKCDWWNPYCKRVAMVYYLVVRAKGSEHYNKQSPSWCSESWVPRCMG from the exons ATGTGGAAGGAAGTGTCAGTGTTTATCGTCCTCTCGCTGGCCATAGTTGTGGTAACCGGGGACCCCTGCAACCGTAACGGCGTAGACGGATGTAGCATCCCTGGTACACTCCCCCCTATCTACAAGCGGAAATTCACGTCAGCATGCAACAGACACGACATATGTTACTTCTGT GGAAGCTACAAACGAGTCAATCGAGGTAACTGCGATAGCCGGTTCCGGCGCAATATGATCAAGAAGTGTGACTGGTGGAACCCATATTGTAAACGAGTGGCCATGGTCTATTACCTCGTAGTCAGGGCTAAAGGCAGCGAGCACTACAACAAGCAGTCACCATCTTGGTGTAGCGAGAGCTGGGTTCCCAGATGCATGGGATAA